The Phacochoerus africanus isolate WHEZ1 chromosome 15, ROS_Pafr_v1, whole genome shotgun sequence genome has a segment encoding these proteins:
- the LOC125115695 gene encoding cytochrome c oxidase subunit 6A1, mitochondrial yields the protein MAAAAGSRVSGLLRRSQLQLRRPMSSSAHGEEGSARMWKTLTYFVALPGVGVSMLNVFLKSHHAEEERPEFVPYPHLRIRSKPFPWGDGNHTLFHNPHVNPLPTGYEDE from the exons ATGGCGGCAGCTGCTGGGTCCAGGGTGTCTGGGCTGCTACGTCGttcccagctgcagctgaggcggCCTATGTCGAGTAGTGCCCATGGCGAGGAGGGCTCAG CTCGCATGTGGAAGACCCTCACCTATTTCGTGGCACTCCCCGGGGTGGGAGTGAGCATGCTGAACGTCTTCCTGAAGTCGCACCACGCAGAGGAGGAGAGACCCGAGTTCGTCCCCTACCCCCATCTTCGCATCAGGTCCAAG CCCTTTCCCTGGGGAGATGGTAACCATACCCTATTCCATAACCCTCATGTGAACCCACTTCCAACTGGCTATGAAGATGAATAA
- the TRIAP1 gene encoding TP53-regulated inhibitor of apoptosis 1: protein MTSESAVTAAVADAMNSVGEGCTDMKREYDQCFNRWFAEKFLKGEGSGDPCTDLFKRYQQCVQKAIKEKEIPIEGLEFMGHGKEKPESSS, encoded by the exons ATGACATCCGAGAGCGCCGTCACCGCCGCTGTCGCCGACGCCATGAACAGCGTAGGGGAGGGTTGCACCGACATGAAGCGCGAGTATGACCAGTGCTTCAATCGTTGGTTTGCCGAGAAGTTCCTCAAGGGGGAGGGCTCCGGTGACCCGTGCACTGACCTCTTCAAACGCTACCAGCAATGTGTTCAG AAAGCAATAAAGGAGAAGGAAATTCCCATTGAAGGACTGGAGTTCATGGGCCATGGCAAAGAAAAGCCTGAAAGCTCTTCTTGA
- the GATC gene encoding glutamyl-tRNA(Gln) amidotransferase subunit C, mitochondrial, whose product MWARAVWLGLRASAGAFRGFTSKADLQGSGRITAELVEHLERLALVDFGNQEAVARLEKAIAFADRLRDVDTDGVEPMDSVLEDRCLYLRSDNVVEGNCAEELLQNSHRVVEEYFVAPPGNISWSKLDEKEPFSFR is encoded by the exons ATGTGGGCGCGGGCTGTGTGGCTGGGCCTTCGGGCCTCGGCGGGCGCGTTCCGGGGCTTCACCTCCAAGGCGGATCTTCAG GGAAGTGGCCGGATTACGGCCGAGCTGGTGGAACATTTGGAGCGACTAGCGCTTGTGGACTTCGGCAACCAAGAGGCCGTGGCGCGGCTGGAGAAAGCCATTGCCTTCGCCGACCGGCTCCGCGACGTGGACACGGACGGGGTGGAGCCCATGGACTCAGTCCTGGAGGACAG ATGTCTGTACCTGAGATCCGACAATGTGGTAGAAGGCAACTGTGCTGAAGAACTACTACAAAACTCCCATCGAGTTGTGGAGGAGTATTTTGTGGCCCCCCCAG GTAATATCTCTTGGTCAAAGCTGGATGAAAAAGAGCCCTTCTCATTCCGCTGA
- the SRSF9 gene encoding serine/arginine-rich splicing factor 9 — protein MSGWADERGGEGDGRIYVGNLPTDVREKDLEDLFYKYGRIREIELKNRHGLVPFAFVRFEDPRDAEDAIYGRNGYDYGQCRLRVEFPRTYGGRGGWPRGGRNGPPTRRSDFRVLVSGLPPSGSWQDLKDHMREAGDVCYADVQKDGMGMVEYLRKEDMEYALRKLDDTKFRSHEGETSYIRVYPERSTSYGYSRSRSGSRGRDSPYQSRGSPHYFSPFRPY, from the exons ATGTCGGGCTGGGCGGACGAACGCGGCGGCGAGGGCGACGGGCGCATCTACGTGGGGAACCTTCCGACAGACGTGCGCGAGAAGGACCTGGAGGACCTGTTCTACAAGTACGGCCGCATCCGCGAGATCGAGCTCAAGAATCGGCACGGCCTCGTGCCCTTCGCCTTCGTGCGCTTTGAGGACCCCCG AGATGCTGAAGATGCCATTTATGGAAGGAACGGTTATGATTATGGCCAGTGTCGCCTTCGTGTGGAGTTCCCCAGGACTTATGGAGGTCGGGGTGGGTGGCCCCGTGGTGGGAGGAATGGGCCTCCTACAAGAAGATCTGATTTCCGAGTTCTTGTTTCAG GACTTCCTCCATCAGGCAGCTGGCAGGACCTGAAAGATCACATGCGAGAAGCTGGGGACGTCTGTTACGCGGATGTGCAGAAAGATGGAATGGGGATGGTTGAATATCTCAGAAAAGAAGACATGGAATATGCCCTGCGTAAACTGGATGACACCAAATTCCGCTCTCATGAG GGTGAAACTTCCTACATCCGAGTTTATCCAGAGAGAAGCACCAGCTATGGCTACTCACGGTCTCGGTCTGGGTCAAGGGGCCGTGATTCTCCATACCAAAGCAGGGGTTCCCCACACTACTTCTCTCCTTTCAGACCCTACTGA